From bacterium, the proteins below share one genomic window:
- a CDS encoding DNA-processing protein DprA: MKNETMIQYLKQGSPDYPSIIVKRLGNNAPERLSFIGNLSILSLPKTAFFCSADTPGSVILHAYDKAAEFRDSGKCVLSGFHSPIEKECLKILLRGKQPIIICPARAIETMRLTDEFRRVLEANRLLILSPFINSPKRISRESALRRNELVAALADEAFISYAKPGSHTEDILQRLKSWGVM; encoded by the coding sequence ATGAAGAATGAAACAATGATTCAATACCTCAAACAGGGATCTCCCGACTATCCCTCAATAATTGTTAAGCGGCTTGGCAACAATGCACCTGAAAGACTATCTTTTATAGGGAATTTGAGTATTCTTTCGTTGCCAAAAACAGCGTTTTTCTGCTCGGCAGATACCCCTGGCAGTGTGATACTTCATGCCTACGACAAGGCAGCAGAATTCAGAGACAGCGGAAAGTGTGTTCTCAGTGGTTTTCATTCGCCTATTGAAAAGGAATGCCTGAAAATTCTCTTGCGTGGCAAACAGCCGATTATTATATGCCCTGCCAGGGCAATTGAAACAATGCGACTGACAGATGAGTTTCGCAGGGTGCTTGAGGCAAACCGTCTGCTGATACTGTCTCCTTTTATCAATTCTCCAAAGCGTATCAGCCGTGAATCTGCACTGCGAAGAAACGAACTGGTTGCAGCCCTTGCTGATGAGGCTTTCATATCCTATGCAAAACCGGGCAGTCATACAGAAGACATTTTGCAGCGCCTAAAATCATGGGGTGTGATGTAA